Proteins encoded in a region of the Thermodesulfobacteriota bacterium genome:
- the cax gene encoding calcium/proton exchanger yields the protein MEKSANHGLTHLSLKKPTLNWLLVFIPVTLVLEHAGHIPAPFIFFSAALAILPIASLIVKATEQIAARTGDAIGGLLNATFGNAPELIITIVALKAGLFDMVLAALIGAILANLLLAQGVSFLLGGLRHHVQEYNASAMRLYSSMMLLAVISLAAPSAFSRFFSSQDTVRQEHLLNLGLSIALLVAYGLYLLFMLKTHPDVFSSAGHNEEHHSEGRQWGIPRAVGSLLAASVLAALMSEILVGAAEGTGKALGMSQTFIGLVFLAIVGGAAESGSAIVTARKDKMDLSVGILLGSCIQIALFVAPVLVLMSYVVAPNPLTLSFGRMEIGTLFLAVLIGAVVSGDGHANWYKGVQLITVYVIIALMFYFMPG from the coding sequence ATGGAGAAATCGGCAAATCACGGGCTCACGCATCTATCACTAAAAAAACCTACCCTCAACTGGTTGCTCGTTTTTATTCCGGTGACTCTTGTGCTCGAACATGCAGGGCATATTCCGGCTCCGTTTATTTTTTTCTCTGCAGCACTAGCGATCCTCCCCATAGCCAGTCTAATCGTAAAGGCTACAGAACAGATTGCCGCACGTACTGGTGATGCCATAGGCGGGCTTCTCAACGCCACTTTCGGGAATGCCCCTGAGCTGATCATCACTATTGTTGCGCTGAAGGCCGGATTGTTTGACATGGTTCTGGCGGCACTTATCGGAGCAATCCTTGCGAATCTCCTACTTGCCCAGGGGGTGTCGTTCCTTCTTGGAGGCTTACGTCACCACGTACAGGAATATAACGCATCGGCGATGCGACTTTATAGCTCGATGATGCTTCTGGCCGTCATCAGCTTAGCGGCGCCGAGCGCCTTCAGCCGGTTTTTCTCTTCTCAGGACACCGTGCGGCAGGAGCACCTTTTGAATCTAGGGCTGTCGATAGCTCTACTCGTTGCCTACGGCCTCTATCTCTTGTTTATGCTGAAGACCCACCCCGATGTTTTCTCCAGCGCCGGCCATAATGAAGAACACCACAGCGAAGGCCGGCAATGGGGGATACCCAGGGCCGTCGGGAGCCTTTTAGCCGCCTCGGTGCTAGCCGCCTTGATGAGTGAGATTCTTGTTGGCGCGGCTGAGGGGACAGGGAAAGCTTTGGGCATGTCCCAGACGTTTATCGGTCTTGTCTTTCTTGCAATCGTGGGTGGTGCGGCGGAAAGCGGGTCAGCCATTGTCACTGCCAGGAAAGACAAGATGGACCTCTCCGTGGGGATACTACTCGGGAGCTGCATCCAGATCGCGCTATTCGTAGCACCCGTATTGGTCCTGATGAGCTATGTAGTAGCTCCAAATCCCTTGACCCTCTCTTTCGGAAGGATGGAGATCGGGACGCTTTTTCTCGCTGTCCTCATCGGCGCAGTGGTTTCTGGGGACGGCCACGCCAACTGGTATAAAGGAGTTCAGCTTATCACTGTATATGTTATTATAGCGCTCATGTTCTATTTCATGCCGGGATAA
- a CDS encoding AI-2E family transporter, with protein sequence MNPPLRMLVGAACIVIIIAGMHAAASIVGFVFFAALLANSIVPIVDWMERKGLKHSLALSITIIVLIIGGMAITTLVGASLSKLIQTLPTYESQLTGLKESVKDILIRIKIDPSELFSSTEFDSRAIIRTVGSFLGTVLKMIGNSIFLLILIALMVIEITNLEKKLQEGRYTQRIINARRLEVRKDIRKFVSITALVGFLTACGNLILLVILGVDFALLWAVLSFLFSFIPAVGGILSLIPPFLLAFLEFGWTKAIIVAVGFIVINNVCDNVIKPKLMKQGLDISILLIFLSLLFWNWVLGPIGVILAIPLTLVIKRTVAELSRAENQTELGPGSS encoded by the coding sequence ATGAACCCTCCTCTTAGGATGCTCGTAGGCGCTGCATGCATCGTTATCATAATCGCGGGTATGCATGCAGCAGCATCAATAGTCGGTTTTGTTTTTTTTGCAGCGCTTCTGGCAAACAGTATCGTCCCAATCGTTGATTGGATGGAGAGAAAGGGGCTTAAGCATTCGCTGGCTCTATCCATAACCATTATAGTTTTAATTATAGGCGGTATGGCTATTACCACGTTAGTCGGAGCCTCCCTGTCAAAGTTGATTCAAACCTTGCCCACCTATGAGTCCCAATTAACCGGTTTAAAGGAGAGTGTGAAGGATATTCTCATACGCATAAAAATCGACCCCTCGGAGCTGTTCTCTTCCACCGAATTCGATTCCAGGGCCATAATCAGGACGGTCGGCTCCTTTCTCGGCACGGTGCTTAAAATGATCGGCAACTCTATATTCCTCTTAATATTGATAGCTTTAATGGTAATAGAGATTACTAATCTTGAGAAGAAATTGCAGGAGGGCCGGTATACTCAGAGAATAATTAACGCACGGAGATTAGAGGTCAGAAAAGACATCAGAAAGTTTGTATCAATTACCGCTTTGGTTGGCTTTCTTACCGCCTGCGGGAACTTAATCCTTCTTGTTATATTGGGAGTTGACTTTGCATTGCTCTGGGCAGTTCTATCTTTTCTATTTAGTTTTATTCCCGCCGTCGGAGGCATATTATCTCTTATCCCGCCTTTTCTTTTGGCGTTTTTAGAGTTTGGCTGGACTAAAGCCATTATAGTTGCCGTCGGTTTCATAGTCATAAATAACGTCTGCGACAACGTGATCAAACCCAAGCTGATGAAACAGGGACTGGATATATCTATACTCCTCATCTTTCTTTCGCTGCTCTTCTGGAACTGGGTCTTAGGACCGATCGGGGTAATACTGGCAATACCGCTTACATTAGTAATTAAGAGAACCGTTGCGGAATTAAGTAGAGCGGAAAATCAGACAGAACTGGGGCCGGGGTCAAGTTAA
- a CDS encoding DUF3141 domain-containing protein produces the protein MDDVKEQTKKFTGFYNLMAKVGELYFKRVFDAQKAFMAKMEEAVQDNLKPDGAVNAHPGDTEDQNPWQAWLSYVTDSIQRSVLFWDTMRQRGNIFMEHERAGKPPVLVFDYETIVDGREFKKPVNFALLRIIPPKGIKVDDNKRPFIIIDPRAGHGPGIGGFKKDSEVGVALKEGHPVYLVSFFPEPMPDQTMLDVSNVQIEFVKVVHDRHPNSPKPVIYGNCQGGWATMMVAASRPDIVGPVVINGAPLSYWSGSWSGGESENPMRYAGGLLGGTWMALLASDLGNGKFDGANLVQNFENLNLANTFWDKYYHLFENVDTEPPRFLEFEKWWHGYSLMNEEEIHWIVDNLFIGNKLARGEVKAGSHSFFDLKSIRSPIIVFSSKGDNITPPQQALNWIADVYTSTQEIKANGQVIVALIQEEVGHLGIFVSGRVAKKEHSQIVEVLQYIERLRPGLYLMRIHEVNGKEGIRYEVTLEEKRLEDLRRANKLERKDEKPFEVVEEVSQLNEKAYTLFARPFIRPMVNETTAQLGRVFNPLRWQCWAFSDLNPAMWPLAVITPFVKNSRKPSYPENPYKMFEKMGSKAVSAWLDLLRDLRDASQESLFFQIYGSMVALGVTGTKWEEGVEAKVDPRELPFVKEALSVIDKGGYPEALARIAVLVGTGAEAIPLHRLELADKFIRSDEVVSKMSEDERRRIRNEQVVIVEFEPKRALESLPVLLANHGDKEKMLSILERVKADFELNQKQRAILEKIGKVLGSPAPDFKIGSVEKGVRPIPPKKMKASTRRVR, from the coding sequence ATGGACGACGTTAAAGAACAAACCAAAAAATTTACTGGTTTCTACAATCTAATGGCAAAAGTAGGCGAACTATACTTTAAGAGGGTTTTTGACGCACAGAAGGCCTTTATGGCCAAGATGGAAGAAGCCGTTCAAGACAATCTCAAACCAGACGGCGCTGTCAATGCTCATCCTGGAGACACTGAAGACCAGAATCCCTGGCAAGCATGGTTATCTTACGTAACGGATTCCATCCAGCGTTCCGTCCTCTTCTGGGACACCATGCGCCAGCGGGGCAACATTTTCATGGAACATGAGCGCGCCGGAAAACCGCCGGTACTTGTTTTTGATTACGAAACAATCGTAGACGGGCGTGAGTTCAAGAAGCCGGTAAACTTTGCGCTTCTAAGAATAATTCCGCCGAAAGGAATCAAAGTTGACGACAACAAACGTCCCTTCATCATCATCGACCCGCGCGCCGGGCATGGTCCCGGAATAGGCGGTTTCAAAAAGGATTCCGAGGTCGGTGTTGCTCTCAAGGAAGGGCATCCTGTTTACCTGGTGAGCTTTTTCCCCGAGCCGATGCCTGACCAGACTATGCTCGACGTATCCAATGTGCAAATTGAGTTCGTGAAAGTCGTACACGACCGACATCCCAATAGCCCAAAACCGGTTATTTACGGCAACTGTCAGGGCGGCTGGGCTACGATGATGGTGGCCGCATCGCGCCCCGACATAGTCGGGCCGGTCGTCATTAACGGGGCACCGCTGTCATACTGGAGCGGGAGCTGGAGCGGGGGTGAAAGTGAAAACCCCATGCGCTATGCCGGAGGACTCTTGGGTGGTACATGGATGGCTCTTCTGGCCAGTGACCTGGGCAACGGAAAGTTCGACGGTGCGAATTTGGTGCAGAACTTCGAGAATCTAAACCTGGCGAATACATTCTGGGACAAGTATTATCATCTTTTTGAAAATGTAGACACAGAGCCCCCGCGCTTTCTCGAATTTGAAAAATGGTGGCATGGTTATTCTCTCATGAACGAAGAAGAAATCCACTGGATAGTGGATAATCTCTTCATCGGCAACAAATTGGCCCGCGGCGAGGTGAAAGCCGGGTCTCATTCCTTCTTCGATTTAAAGTCCATTCGCTCCCCGATCATAGTATTTTCCTCTAAAGGTGACAACATCACGCCGCCGCAACAGGCATTAAACTGGATTGCGGACGTGTACACTAGCACTCAAGAAATCAAAGCCAATGGACAGGTAATCGTGGCGCTGATTCAGGAGGAGGTTGGACACCTGGGAATCTTTGTGTCCGGCCGGGTAGCAAAAAAAGAACATTCTCAGATCGTCGAAGTACTTCAGTATATAGAAAGGCTTCGTCCCGGTTTATACCTGATGCGCATTCACGAGGTTAATGGTAAAGAAGGAATACGTTATGAGGTTACCCTAGAGGAAAAAAGGCTGGAAGACTTACGCCGTGCAAACAAATTGGAGCGTAAAGACGAAAAACCGTTTGAAGTGGTTGAAGAGGTATCTCAACTTAATGAAAAAGCCTATACCCTCTTTGCCCGTCCATTCATTCGTCCCATGGTCAATGAGACTACTGCCCAGCTTGGCCGGGTATTCAACCCTTTGCGCTGGCAGTGCTGGGCGTTCAGCGATTTGAATCCGGCCATGTGGCCATTAGCGGTGATAACCCCATTTGTCAAAAACTCGCGTAAACCTTCTTACCCCGAAAACCCGTACAAGATGTTCGAGAAGATGGGTTCGAAGGCGGTAAGCGCATGGCTTGACCTGCTCAGGGACCTGCGTGACGCTTCACAAGAATCCCTTTTCTTCCAAATTTACGGCAGCATGGTCGCTCTCGGTGTAACAGGAACTAAATGGGAAGAAGGGGTCGAAGCTAAGGTAGACCCGCGAGAATTACCCTTCGTGAAGGAGGCTCTCTCCGTGATAGATAAAGGTGGTTACCCCGAAGCACTAGCAAGAATCGCAGTGCTTGTGGGCACGGGAGCCGAAGCGATTCCACTTCACAGATTGGAGCTTGCTGATAAATTTATACGCTCTGACGAGGTAGTGTCAAAGATGTCAGAAGACGAACGGCGGAGGATCAGAAACGAGCAGGTGGTTATCGTAGAGTTCGAACCCAAGCGCGCCTTAGAGTCACTGCCTGTGTTGCTTGCTAATCATGGAGACAAGGAGAAGATGCTTTCGATTCTGGAAAGGGTTAAAGCGGATTTTGAACTCAACCAAAAGCAAAGGGCCATACTGGAAAAAATCGGCAAGGTTCTGGGTTCACCCGCACCGGATTTCAAGATAGGCTCAGTCGAGAAGGGAGTTCGCCCTATTCCACCGAAAAAGATGAAAGCATCAACAAGAAGGGTTCGATAA
- a CDS encoding acetate/propionate family kinase: MSDSILVLNAGSSSLKFSVFLKDSLKLLLRGQIEGILTKPHFVARADSGDIVGEEDWPSGTNLGHGGAVEFLFKWGRTGVLEGHGIAAAGHRVVHGGLEFTKPVVIDNHVISALERLEPLAPLHQPHNLAAIKAIMQRVPELPQVACFDTSFHRTQPAIEQIYAIPRKYTDEGVRRYGFHGLSYEYISSVLPKYDEELAAGRAVVAHLGNGASMCAMRNGRSISSTMGFTAVGGLPMGTRCGAIDPGILLYLMNQHGMDAQSIENLIYNQSGLLGVSGISSDMRALLASKDPRAQEAVDLFVYRIDRELGSLAALGGIDGIVFTGGIGENSAIIRARVCRDAKWLGLDFDEKANETGGPQISKENSRISAWVIPTNEELMIATHTKQMLLKKGD, encoded by the coding sequence ATGTCCGATTCGATACTCGTACTCAACGCTGGTTCGTCCAGTCTTAAATTCTCGGTATTCCTTAAAGACAGTCTCAAGCTGCTTCTTCGAGGCCAGATTGAGGGCATTTTGACCAAGCCCCATTTCGTAGCACGCGCTGATTCAGGTGATATTGTCGGAGAGGAAGACTGGCCTTCGGGGACGAATCTTGGGCACGGAGGGGCCGTCGAGTTTCTGTTTAAATGGGGAAGAACCGGCGTGCTCGAAGGGCACGGTATTGCCGCCGCTGGACATCGGGTAGTTCATGGAGGGCTTGAATTCACAAAACCAGTGGTGATAGATAACCATGTCATCTCAGCATTGGAAAGACTCGAACCCCTCGCACCCCTCCATCAACCTCACAACCTGGCGGCGATAAAGGCTATAATGCAAAGGGTACCGGAACTCCCCCAGGTTGCTTGCTTTGATACGTCGTTTCACCGAACTCAACCGGCTATCGAGCAGATATACGCAATACCGCGCAAGTACACCGACGAAGGAGTAAGACGGTACGGTTTTCACGGCCTATCCTACGAATACATCTCTTCGGTCTTACCCAAGTACGACGAGGAACTGGCCGCTGGCCGCGCTGTCGTAGCACATCTGGGCAACGGGGCCAGTATGTGCGCAATGCGGAATGGCAGGAGCATATCAAGTACGATGGGTTTTACCGCGGTCGGCGGTTTACCGATGGGAACACGCTGTGGGGCAATTGACCCGGGCATACTGCTTTATTTGATGAATCAGCACGGTATGGATGCTCAATCCATAGAAAATCTCATTTACAATCAATCCGGATTGTTGGGCGTCTCGGGCATCTCCAGCGACATGCGGGCACTGCTGGCAAGCAAGGACCCGCGCGCTCAAGAGGCGGTTGACCTCTTCGTTTATCGAATCGATAGGGAACTTGGCTCTCTCGCCGCCCTGGGCGGAATTGATGGGATCGTATTCACCGGGGGTATAGGTGAAAACTCGGCTATTATCCGAGCCAGGGTTTGTCGAGACGCTAAATGGCTTGGTCTTGACTTTGACGAGAAAGCAAACGAAACGGGCGGCCCACAAATAAGCAAGGAAAATAGCCGGATTTCTGCCTGGGTAATACCGACTAACGAAGAGTTAATGATTGCTACGCACACAAAGCAGATGCTTTTAAAGAAAGGAGATTAA